AGGTGGGGCTTAGCCTCATTAGGTAGTGCTGTTTCAAGCCCCAACCAACTATAGCACGCAGACCACCAGATTAGCCATGAACTTCCGCAAGAGAACAATAAATGATTACTCCATCTCCACTTACCAAGAAGTGTTTTATTAAAAGGTCCCCACACCTTAATACCAAGTCCCCTCAACTCCATCTGTTTACAGATCTTCTCCCAACCCCAAGCATTATTTGAGTTTCCCTCCAATCCACCCCACATGAATTCTCTCATTAATCTTGTACGCTCCTTTATGACCTCCGCAGGAACTTTAAAAAAAGACAAATAAAACAGTGGATTGGAGGACAAAACACAGCAAATCTTCCTTGCAGAGGAGAGAAATTTATGTTTCCAAAGGGAAAGCTTACCTTGAATCTTCCTAATAAGTAATAACAGGACACCAGAAAGAGGTTCTTCTTGGGTTCACCTCAGTTGGCAAACCAAGATAGATAAAATGAATAGTCATGATTCTGCAATGAAGGATCGCAGCAAAATTTCTAACAGACCTGGCTTCCACTAAAACACCTGTGAGTTTGCTcttgaaaaaaattaacttttaacCCTAAGGCCAACTCGAAACATCTCAGGATAGACTTGATTGAAATTATATTCTGCACTTGCGCCTCACACATAAAGATGGTGTCATCCGAACTACAAGATATAAACCTCCACCTCCCTATTTGCACCCAACCTAACACCTGAAAAATCATTGTTCAACACTGCTTGCCTCAATAAGCCATTAAGCCCTTCTGCCACAACCAGAAATAGGAAGGGGGTCATTGAGTCCCCTTGCCTTAACCCCTTCTGCATCATAATTCTTGACGTGGGGAACCGCTCACCAACACCGCTATTGAGCTAGTCGACAAGCTAGACTTAATCCAATAGACCCATCTCTCAAAAAAATTCATCCTCCGAAGCATGTACTAAAAAAATCCCATCTCACTAACTCATAGGCCTTCTCAAAATCGACTTTAAAGGCAAGAGTTGGTAGTTTTTTGCACTTGGCCTCATGAAGCACTTCGTTAGCGATTACCACATTATCAAGCATATTTCAACCACCTAAAAATGCTGATTGGTTCTCACAGATTACCTTTGGCATCATTCTTTTCAACCTATTAGCCAGAATCTTGGATACAATTTTATACATACAGCCCACGAGTGATATAGGTCTGAACTCATTCAAGTTTTGAGGAGATTCTACCTTAGGAATAAGAGCCACAAATGAAGTATTTCTCACTACTTTCTCTACTTAAAGCCAACCCTTAGACAAATGTATGTGGTCTTTTGCGCACTATAGCCCCATTTTTTGTATTGGGCTTCAAGATCAAAACACTCCTCTCTGAGAGAAAAACCATGTTCCTGAGAAATGGACCACTTTGACTTGaattggaaaaaagaaaaaataaaattcaagttTAATTTGATAAGGGGGAACCACCACCTTATTCCTTGGGATACTATTAGTAACATTATCATTCATTCCCCGAGCTTAATTAAATTGGGAGCACCCCTATTGGAAGGTCTGGAAAATGGGCTTTGTAATAATcgattatctttatttaatggGTTATTACTCTTAACCATTTTGATGCCACTCAGGTCCGATAATAAAACTCTCTCTGCTCCGATGCTGACATAAAAGTGTTTCGTAATGCAAGGCAAATGTGCGCACGAGACAGAAGAGTAGTTTCCTTTTTTTAGTCTGAGTTTATCTTTTCCGCTTTCAAGCATTATGAAATTTATTAAGGACATTTTGTAATTAGGCGACTTTATGAGGACCAAAGTTTAACTAATCAAAATTTGAAGGACTTGTTTGTGAACTATTTTCTTTTGAAGGATCAAGTTGTGTTTTCCAAGAGTTGTTTTAAACCTTTGTCTTCTAAGCCTAGTTCGTATGTGTTTCTTAGACCTTGTCTTTGTGAGACGACTTAGATTAGTAATATTGTTACTTGTGTATTTGTGAAGGTTCGGATAACGAGTTCATAATGAACCTACGAAGTTAGCTTGGGAAGGAGAGCATCTCAAGTGAGGGCACTTCGGTTTAAAATGTCTATGTGTTGTGTGATGACATGCGTTGATGCAAATGTTGAGACTATGCTATGAGTTAATGATTGTCTAATTGCATGATGTTATGCTATTATGGCTGTTGGAACATGTTTGATATGCTAAGATAATGCAATGGTCATATGATGATACGCTGAGATAAAGTAATGATGTTGTTATGCTGAGATAATATGATTGCATGCTTTATTTGAGTCTTATTTGCGATTATATGACTATGTATGTCGACTACGATTCGAATACAACGTTTTGTGGAAGTAACTCAGTGGCGAATGGTTACTCAGTGTCGAGTGAACCTTGATGAGATACGGACTCGTGATGACCATGACCCCGTGAATTTTGACTGATTTTATGACATGTGCATAAGGGCTAGCAGGCTTCAAAACCAGGCAGGTTCGGGCCAGACTATGGTGACCACCAGTGTTCAGAACCGGGTATATTCGGACTATAGCGTGGGTTGTCTAGGACAAGAGACGTACTTGACGAAGCTAGTTAACTGAGTTTCTGTGTGATTGTCCTGCCTCCCAAGAATTGTAGTTGGCGTTATATctgaattttgattttgttgtaaGAATCTGCATAGAGACTGACTTAGGGTCTAACTTGACTTCACCTGACTGCATTGTGTACATGTTGTTTTTTATTATGAAACTTGAATTGATTGTATAAGCTAACTTGTTTACATGATAAGTATGCTAGAGAAACCTTGTGCTATATGTTGTCATATATGCCATGCTTTCATGTCTTCTGTTATATGGTCATTTTTCTTGAAGTTGGCCCTTGTTGTTTGTTATGTGTTGTGTGGATACTTAATGTCATACGATACTAGAAGTGATGTAGGGTGGAGCCCAGTTCTCGAAGAGCACAAGTTATGAGCTTCATGGCATGGAGTCTTCGTCGGCGTGGACGATCAACCATTCCATGCAACGAGCGATGTACTGCGGTTTGGTAGGTGAAAAACACTACAATGCAAATACCAAGCGGAGGATGACGAGATGTTTTCGATGACTACTAAACTTTGACTTACCACCTCAAGGACTGCTTGATGCTGCTAGAGAACCGGTTCAGAATGAGGATGTGTCTTCACAATCTCCTATTCACTAGATTATGTTAGAGTTCACATTGTCTCCTACTAATTGTACCCCTTTTGACATTGCGATAGTTGACGACGAGAACGAACCGAAGGAGGATCCAAAGGATACCATGTAGGATTTATGGAACATTTTTGGTTGGAGAAGGAGAAAATCCTGAAGGTTGATTGCAGTGGTAGGTTCATGTGGCCATTGCTTCTATGGATAGTCCCAAGGTGGAACCATCTACTTGAAAAACCTTATGATTAGTATGCTAGAGAAACTTTATGATTTATGTTGTCATAGATGCCATGCTTTCATGTCTTATGTTATACAGTCATTTTTCTAGAAGTTGACCCATGTTGTTTGTTGTGTGTTGTGAGAGAACTTAACGACAACGATACTAGATGTGATGCGGATTGGATCTCGGTTCTCGAAGAGAATGGGTTAGGAGCTCCAAGATAGGGAGTCTCTTTCAGCATGGACGATAAACCAGTCCATGCAGTGAGCGACATACTAAGGTCTAATTAGAGAGAATCACTACTATGTGGATACCGAGCTGAGGTCAACGAGATATTACCGAGGACTGCTACACTTTTTTTACAACCTCAGATGCTACTTGATACTTTTAAAGCACTAGTTCATCATGAGGATGAGTCTTCTAAGTCTCCTATTCATTGGAAGACGCTAGAGGCTACACTATCTCCTACTAATCGTACCCCCTCCGACACTATGATGGTTGACGACGAGGACGAGCTGAAGGAGGATCATGAGGAGGATATCATGCAGGAGTTGTGGAACTTTTGTGCTTGGATAGGAGGAGATCTTGAAAGTCGATCTGCAACGGTACATTGATGTGGCCATTGCAGCTAGGGATGCTCCTTAGGTGACACTGCCTGCTTAAATGTTAGTAGTTAGTGAGTCGACCAACTAGTCTTTGTGTTCGAGTCTTGTCTATTCTTTTCTAAGTTATTGAATAAGGCTCTTTTGTGTTGCCCTGCGTGGTGGCATATGGAGTATAATACCTTTTGATTTTGTTGGGTTGTTTTATTTGGATAATGGTTTAGTATGGTGTTTTGAACAAGTTTAATTAGTGGTTTATTATTAATGTCATATGGTACCTTTTGCAAAAACTTTATTATGGTTtattgttactaaagtgaccctcggaAATCGAGGCGTTTTAGTGGTCAGGGTTGCATTGATCTTGATGAATTGGCCTTACAACTCAGATGGTGTTTGAATGAGAGCTTGGTGTGCTTACATTATTAGTCATCAAGTTGGAGTGATGTATCAGTGTCATGAGGAGGACTTTACCAAGACTTGTATTGAGAGATTTGGAGATCGTAAAAAAAGAGTGTAAATAAGATCTTGGCTGTTATCTTTTGGGTTGTTTATTTTGTTGTCGGTATTTTTTATTGTGGTTGtcttttgagtttttattttggttgttttgagtgAGTGTTGTTATTTCGGCAGTGTTTAGGTGTGGGTGGTGTGATTTTCTTCTCTTATTTGCAGCTCTGCAAGctttttataatattaatttttttttgaaatgtttttataatattaataaagtCTATTAGCTTTTgtaaaaaaaggaaagaattaaggtaaacaaaaATGACTAACATGATCCTTCATAAACTTTGACATCCAATATCATACCTTAATAAGCATTGACGGTTTTATTAGTATGTTATTAAATGTATttagtaaaaatttaattttaataaatattattataatattaatataaaaaaaagattttaagaactaataattaaaatgtttatataaaataacattaaatgaatttattttttttacaagaatGATCATTAATTTCACTATTAAATTttcttataatatttttttaatattatatgaaatTTACTATAGAGTAAttatctaaaaataaatattagaatatttcttcaatataaatataatagaaaaaattattgtgttgAGACATCTAAATAGAGAGTATTAGAGTTTTTCTATGCATTAAATTGCTTATATTAGAGTtctctttatgtaaataaatgatattactgtaatttaataaattttttggttaatgatcaaattagtccTTGAGTTTGTAAGTGAGTTTACTTTTAGTCCATCTGAAAAAAATTACGTTTAGTGGCAATCATTTTTACAATCACTGACAGTTTTTGACTGCCACTAAACTTCATTTATCCTCATAgtaactaaaatcaaactcgcttacaaacgcAAGGATTAATTTGACTATTAACCCtaagaaaatttgaaaaggaaaacattattaataacataagaaaacttgagaaaatatttttaccaCTATATAATAGGTCAAAAAACACATTTGAAAGTATTTTCTTCAAATAATACACGCATGCGATACATTTAATAGTGAATATTTTATAGagacttttatttaatttttaaaatatttttctagagttttcattaataaattttgatctagactattatttaatttaaattattaatattttctacatataaatatatgtattaatttttccctcaatttatgattgatagttaatattctaactattgtttaaaactacttaataaattatattttttataagaaactgaaaagttgacaattaatagttaataaagttaataacataaaatattcatcaataatttattattatcattattaaggcaaatcacaaataaatttaaaattatttttaaaataacacgcaactacattatagttaatttaaacaacatacaaaatcatttcatatttaaaagtaaatttcaaaatatatatttacaaaaagGATTCTACCATTAACTAATTTCAATATACCTAACatgcttattttatttaaaagatattactttgtgctattttatcttttttttttcaaccttaggttgataattaattgaaatgaaaatgaaaataaaaattaatttatcttgCCAGTAATGTAGAACTCAAGTCAAAtattatgttatatatatatatatatatatatatatatagcttattaACATGATATCTAACTTTAGtacttaatttattatttatacgTAAAATGTAGTTATaagttttattggttaatttttaaaattcatcaacttatgattagtaattaaaattaaaattattattttaattttaacatataagaatttgattttttttcaattagttataaatataaaatttatttttactatatgtttttattaatgtaaaggtaatcaatttaaattattattattaaaaaaatttcctCAAGTtataattagtaattaaaatttaataaatattaaaaattattttaaaatataggaaattgaaaagtttaacaattatttattaatataataaataataaagtagatgttgttttttttgttttgtatttaattatttaatgtatttaatgcaaatgTAAATTAATCAATGCAAaagttcaagtgtgctttacatatatatatagaagatagatatATTATTTTAAGTGTGTGCAACCGCACACATGTTTACATGTTGGTATTAAAAATACATTCTTAAAATATCATTGTGAAATAATTACTAGCACTTAATATCTATCATTGACTGATTTTTAATGCATTTATTTATTActattcaaaatttcaaatgatTGGTATTTATAAGTTGATTTTTATTGACCAATAATGTCATTTAATTATTTCATTTATGTGGTCAAAAGATTTCATTAATACATGCTCGTAtgaaaattttgattttctaGTTTGAATAATAATTACAAAATGATATATTGACCGACTAATTTTAATGCATataattattactattcaaataGTTTGGTATTTATAAGTTGATTTTTATTAGGCTTAATTATACTTTTGGTCTCCTAACTCTATCCTTTCTGCGAAATCGTCCCCCAActaagaaatgaacaaaaagcATCCTGAAGTTACCCTCCGTTAACACATTTGGTCCCTTTAATATTTTTCGTCCAAAATCTAACGGTCTGAGGggatcaaaagtgcaattaagtggACCAGATGGAAAATTGGCGGACCAAAAGTGTAAGTCACAGTGCTGAGGAAGTTGCtctaattgcacttttggtccctcaaacCGTTATATTTTGGATGAAAAATACTAAAGGGACTAAATGTGTTAACGGAGGGTAACTTCAAGGATACATTTTGCTAATTTGTTAGTTGAGGGACGATCTTCGCAGAAAAGGCAAAGTAgggagaccaaaagtgcaattaagcattTTTATTAACCAATAATGTCATCTAATTATTTCATTTATGTGGTTAAGAAATCATTTCATTGAtatatgctcgtatgaaaattttgtttttcaaatatTAGTTTGAATAATAATTACAAAATGATATATTGATTAACTAATTTTAATGCTTGTATTGGTATTGTAtaaagggaattgttattcagaccccacACAGCTATTCAGACCCAAAACATTTTCAGAAATCCAAAAATACCCTTGTCGAACGAACTTTGAAAATGTGACTCCTCTCTCACTTTAAAAGTGCGATAGTTGTCTCACTTTGAAAGTGAGACaggaaaaaagaagagagagagagaggagaagatggaggttgttgttgttgtggtggtggtgacagaggtggtggtgacagtggttgtggtggtggaggaaagaggaaagaggagaTAGAGATGAGAATATGGAGGTTGTTgttgtggtgatggtggtggtggtggtaaaggaggtggcggcggcggtggtgatggCGGCGGAGATGGTGGGGGGTGGTGGAAgaaagaggtaaggagagagcagagagaatttttttatatttttttattaagggcattttagtatttttacacATTTAAGAGGGGTTTGAATAATTGTGggaggggtctgaataacaattcccttatATAAATGATTGGTATAATaagttaatttatttcaattataaaggtcaaaaaaatcatttcaatttTGTTGACAAATAATCAATGAgtcaaataattaaataagtcaaaaaataatttcatatatttatgataatttttttaatgagtcAATTGATTAAATAACTCCTCATCATGTATATATAGATTAACAACTACGCCAACATCAATAACCAAAGCTAGACTGTAGAACGAAATCctagaatttttttataagcaagaaCGAAATCCTAGTTATGATTTTTTTAGATATGAGTTCTTTGATATTTATCTTTCTTGTCATTCTTCTACCTCATATTGTTAGAAGTGTAGAAATAAGTTTTGACCAAAATTACAATATTCAATGGGGTGGAAGTCATTTCAAGTCCTTAAACCAAGGGAAGGAGATTCAGCTTATGATGGATACCTCTTCAGGTTATAATATACCAGTCTCATATCCTTAAATTCCATTCATTCATCACATTTTATTTCATCTTGTTATACTTTTTAACTCTACTAAAGGTTTCATTACCTTCACTCTTTAATTTCATGTCTCTTTAGTTTTCGTTGCTATAAACACGTATGTcgttggttttattttttgttatctTCATGCATGTATATAGGTGAGGAAACTTAATCCTTATAATTTCAAATACATCcctaataatttcaaaattactAGTGAACATTCACATTAATAATGTAGATGTTTTTTGAACGTAATAATGTAGAtgagtaaattttttttctcgCTAAAACTAACATTTTCAAATGTATTAATATtcttaacttttattgttaaattAGTCTTCCAAAATGATAGTACTCAAAATATAATTTAGTCAACATCCCTTTTACATGCAATGTTTGGTGGTAAACTAATCATTAATATTTAGTCAAAGTTGTGTAtctttttaaaaatcaatttgttaataaaatatttagtgATGTAATATAATAAGTCGATTATACAATTACGTAACACTAATTAATATTTACTTATTAATTTTAGGATAACTAAAAAGTATCGTGGGAAAACATAACTTGTGTGTTTTACCCTGCGTAATTGAATAAACTTAAACCTTGCATAAATTCCTCTTATTGATGatttaattcatattttatttgaACGCAAAGGATCTGGTTTTGTATCCAAGATGTTCTACGGCTCAGGATTCTTCCATATGAGGATTAAAGTACCAGGTAGAGATTCTGCTGGAGTTGTCACGGCTTATTATGTGAGTTAATTATGCTCCTTAATTTTCTATTCTAAATGAAAGATTATCTcaaggatatatatatatattatctcAAGTATGCTCCTATATTATTGACTAATTAACTATTTTGATGCAGTTGACTTCTCGTGGAGATAAGCACGATGAGTTAGACTTTGAATTCTTGGGAAATAGGGAAGGAAAGCCATATACGTTACAGACCAATATATTTATAGATGGTGAAGGGAATAGAGAACAACAAATTCATCTTTGGTTTGACCCTACAACAAATTTTCACGATTACCAAGTTCTTTGGAACCAGCATCAAATTGTGTATGATTCATGCCCCTTTTTGAAGTACAATGtggttaaaaatatatattaacgATTAGGAACTAACTAGTAAACATCAACCAGCTTCCTTTGAAACAAAACAAGTCTCAAATGAAATAGACTAAACTAAACTAAGGACACTATATTTGTTTATAAAATTTCTCTAGGTCAAATTGTTTTAAGTTTATTAGTCCACACACACCACACCCAAGCACAACATACTTAATTATCTCATTCTACATGTGCATTTTGGGTCCGCATTTCCATGtcaaaaaaaagaagataattttgtttttaaaaaaaaagttaacttTTTTATTCCCATCACTTCTTTTATTAGATCATAGCCTTATTCTCATTTAAATGGAtgcaaaatattttctcaactTTTAGCTATGAAAATGAGATGTAGAGCCGGTAGAGGCACCATGTATTACGAAGTGGTGAAAAATGTTAATTCTCAACAGGGTTTTGATTCATTTTCCACTTCTTTCATCCTTCATCTCATAATCTTATTTTTGTTATCACACATATCAGCTGCATTTATCATATTTCTCAtttatctcttttctttttgtgttTCCCTCCTAGTGTAAGTGTATTTTAACTATGAAAAAAACAATTATCTTATGAATATGGAACTTGTCTAACATTCACAACCTGTGAAACTTTATCACTTGAATCAACATACTAGAGATACAATCAAAATAGTTCTCCGATTAATCTACCtaaattttcataaaatttatatTCAACCAAATACTTTGGCATTGCAGATTTTATGTGGACGATATCCCCATTCGGGTATATAAGAACAAACGTATACTTGGATTACGCTACCCATCAAAGCCTATGCAAATTGAAACAACATTGTGGGATGGGGAAAGTTGGGCAACAGAAGGAGGCCGAATAAAAACCAATTGGAGTTATGCACCGTTCAAAGCAAACTTTCAGGGATTTGATGTCAGTGGCTGTGAAACTCATCAAAGCTTAAATGATCGACATTGTGGTTCAGAGACGTACTGGTGGAACAGCAAAAGGTATTGGCAGTTAAATCCAGCCCAACATAAACAATacgaaaatgtaaagaaaaattATATGACATATAATTATTGTAACAATAAGCAAAGGTATCCTAAGACTCACTTGGAATGCCAAGATTAGATTTATCAAATACTTTGTATTAAACATGAATACCGCAGAATTCTTGTGTCTTGTATAAGAGAGGTTCTTGATAGAGAAGCATGCATTTGTACGGTAGAAAATAAAAATCCTCAATATATCTATTTTGTACCAAGTGTTGTGTAATAAACAAGTCTTaagcatgtttttttttttcgaaaaactGAATGAATTCATTCATTAGAATAATAATTTCGATAACTTCCTTCTCAAGTACAGGTAAAATG
This portion of the Lotus japonicus ecotype B-129 chromosome 3, LjGifu_v1.2 genome encodes:
- the LOC130743561 gene encoding xyloglucan endotransglucosylase/hydrolase protein 2-like — encoded protein: MAAEMVGGGGRKRSVEISFDQNYNIQWGGSHFKSLNQGKEIQLMMDTSSGSGFVSKMFYGSGFFHMRIKVPGRDSAGVVTAYYLTSRGDKHDELDFEFLGNREGKPYTLQTNIFIDGEGNREQQIHLWFDPTTNFHDYQVLWNQHQIVFYVDDIPIRVYKNKRILGLRYPSKPMQIETTLWDGESWATEGGRIKTNWSYAPFKANFQGFDVSGCETHQSLNDRHCGSETYWWNSKRYWQLNPAQHKQYENVKKNYMTYNYCNNKQRYPKTHLECQD